The proteins below are encoded in one region of Dama dama isolate Ldn47 chromosome 21, ASM3311817v1, whole genome shotgun sequence:
- the FAM83A gene encoding protein FAM83A, whose amino-acid sequence MSRATHVGKIQKRLEDVKSQWVRPARADFSDNESARLATDALLDGGPEAYWQALSQEGEVDFLSSVEAQYIQAQAKEPRCAPEPPGAAEAGSKGLDSCSLQSGTYFPVASEGSEPALLHTWASAEKPYLKEKSSATVYFQTDKHSNIRDLIRRCITRTSQVLAILMDVFTDVEIFCDILEAANKRGVFVCVLLDQGGVKLFQEMCDKAQISDIHLKNISIRSVEGEVYCAKSGRKFSGQIREKFIISDWRYVLCGSYSFTWLCGHVHRNILSKFTGQPVELFDEEFRHLYASSKPVMGLRSPRLATPPQPGAAPGPPSGRLSDSSSSASDCTSSNPFNSPSARSNPQTRSLSTSSGPGSPLAPNPLLASRFQPHHSPWGALTPQAHFSPRPHDGPPALYSNLNAYRPTRLQLEVLGLVPRVAHTWRPFLQASPHF is encoded by the exons ATGAGCCGGGCAACACACGTGGGCAAGATCCAGAAACGCCTGGAAGATGTCAAGAGCCAGTGGGTCCGGCCAGCCAGGGCTGACTTCAGCGACAACGAGAGCGCCCGGCTGGCCACAGACGCCCTCTTGGATGGGGGTCCCGAGGCTTACTGGCAGGCGCTCAGCCAGGAAGGCGAGGTGGACTTCCTGTCCTCCGTGGAGGCCCAGTACATCCAGGCCCAGGCCAAGGAGCCCCGCTGTGCCCCGGAGCCCCCAGGGGCGGCCGAGGCAGGCTCCAAGGGGCTCGACTCCTGCTCCCTGCAATCAGGTACCTACTTCCCCGTGGCCTCAGAGGGCAGCGAGCCGGCCCTGCTGCACACCTGGGCCTCCGCCGAGAAGCCCTACCTGAAGGAGAAGTCCAGCGCCACCGTGTACTTCCAGACAGACAAGCACAGCAACATCAGGGACCTCATCCGCCGCTGTATCACCCGGACCAGCCAG GTCCTGGCCATCCTGATGGACGTGTTCACGGACGTGGAGATCTTCTGTGACATCCTAGAGGCGGCCAACAAGCGCGGGGTGTTCGTCTGTGtgctcctggaccagggaggcGTGAAGCTCTTCCAGGAGATGTGTGACAAAGCCCAGATCTCTGACATTCACCTCAAG AACATCTCCATCCGGAGCGTGGAAGGAGAGGTGTACTGTGCCAAGTCAGGCAGGAAGTTCTCCGGCCAAATCCGGGAGAAGTTCATCATCTCGGACTGGAGATACGTCCTGTGCGGATCATACAG ctTCACCTGGCTCTGTGGGCACGTGCACCGGAACATCCTCTCCAAGTTCACGGGCCAGCCAGTGGAGCTGTTCGATGAGGAGTTCCGCCACCTCTACGCCTCCTCCAAGCCCGTCATGGGCCTCAGGTCACCCAGGCTGGCCACACCCCCGCAGCCCGGAGCAGCCCCCGGGCCCCCGTCCGGCCGCCTCAGTGACAGCAGCAGCTCCGCCAGTGACTGCACGTCCTCCAACCCCTTCAACAGCCCGTCGGCCCGCAGCAACCCTCAGACCCGGAGTCTGTCCACGTCCTCGGGGCCCGGCAGCCCCCTGGCCCCAAACCCACTGCTTGCCTCCAGGTTCCAGCCCCACCACAGCCCTTGGGGGGCCCTGACCCCACAGGCCCACTTCTCCCCGAGGCCCCATGACGGCCCGCCCGCCCTCTACAGCAACCTCAACGCCTACAGGCCCACGCGGCTGCAGCTTGAGGTCCTGGGCCTGGTGCCCAGGGTGGCCCACACCTGGAGGCCCTTTCTACAGGCCTCCCCACATTTCTGA